The following proteins come from a genomic window of Montipora foliosa isolate CH-2021 chromosome 2, ASM3666993v2, whole genome shotgun sequence:
- the LOC137991018 gene encoding ATP-dependent DNA helicase RecQ-like → MSATTEECWQKAFKAVREQFEIDNLLPEQENALREFLGGQNIFVNLPTGYGKSLIFQCLPIAADALFEKPRGSSVLVVISPLRSLMEDQIRHVNNMGVPGIAITDEEDVEIIQQVMNGNYVLVYGSPECLLSTESWRSIFDCQSFKEMLIGVAIDEAHCITQWGLSGSKKVPFRKWYGCLGELRSLIPTATRLVILTATATKATKGEILNTLHLSGEDIKFIEQSPDRPNIKYCAQYLDKNEPLEALFSTLIEELKTMRGNTPRTLIYCQTRKQCSVLFRMFEVFLGHGIFQGTIKPQNRIVEMYHAGTSSRVKDHIVDNMASDEGHLRVLISTIAFGMGVNCKKVRRVIHFGPSKSMEMYVQESGRAGRDGLPSTCVLLHNGLLSAHCDKDMKHYVSTSECRRKVLINHFGFEHDSVNHAQSGVHQHTCCDICAEMCKCGSGNCPDLWTPHKDTDNIPELADGESVSDTTRQRRVVSSAARKMLQNKLLEYHKGLSNQVDVDSMVTCPNVLLEFNSFHINQIVRNCHSIFSLRDVSEVVEIWRQKYAVAILNILSDIFGDIDTTTELPAVEDEAIHEHDSILSEWGQLRDDSSLNLMLNTRDLENCGSFSDVLDDQDDSHNLELHSENSECLN, encoded by the exons ATGTCAGCAACTACAGAAGAATGTTGGCAAAAAGCGTTCAAAGCCGTGAGAGAGCAGTTTGAAATCGATAATCTTCTACCTGAACAGGAAAACGCGCTTCGCGAATTTCTTGGAggtcaaaatatttttgtaaatttgccGACAGGCTACggcaaatctttgattttccAGTGCCTTCCGATCGCTGCGGATGCTCTGTTCGAAAAGCCTCGTGGTTCCAGTGTTCTCGTCGTCATATCGCCGTTGCGATCGCTGATGGAAGACCAGATTCGGCATGTAAACAACATGGGAGTGCCAGGGATCGCGATTACTGACGAAGAGGACGTCGAAATAATCCAGCAGGTGATGAACGGCAATTATGTGCTTGTTTATGGCTCTCCAGAGTGCTTGCTCTCGACTGAATCTTGGAGAAGTATTTTCGATTGTCAAAGTTTCAAGGAGATGTTGATCGGAGTGGCTATTGATGAGGCCCACTGTATTACACAATG GGGGTTGTCTGGATCGAAAAAGGTGCCATTTAGAAAATGGTATGGATGTCTGGGGGAACTCAGGTCCCTGATTCCAACAGCAACCAGGTTGGTAATATTGACAGCAACTGCAACCAAGGCTACAAAAGGGGAAATATTAAATACCCTGCATTTGTCAGGAGAGGATATAAAGTTTATTGAACAAAGTCCAGACCGTCCAAACATAAAGTACTGCGCACAGTATCTTGACAAAAATGAACCACTTGAGGCTTTATTTTCAACTCTAATTGAAGAATTGAAAACTATGCGTGGAAATACTCCAAGAACTTTGATTTACTGTCAGACAAGGAAACAGTGTTCTGTTTTATTTCGCATGTTTGAAGTTTTCCTTGGACATGGCATCTTTCAAGGAACCATCAAACCACAAAATAGGATTGTTGAGATGTACCATGCTGGTACCTCATCACGAGTAAAAGACCACATTGTTGACAATATGGCCAGCGATGAGGGACACCTTCGAGTACTCATTTCAACAATTGCATTTGGAATGGGAGTCAATTGTAAAAAGGTTAGACGCGTAATACATTTTGGTCCCTCCAAATCAATGGAGATGTATGTTCAGGAGAGTGGACGTGCTGGGAGAGATGGGCTGCCAAGCACTTGTGTGCTTTTACACAATGGTTTGCTGTCTGCACACTGTGATAAAGACATGAAACATTATGTAAGTACCAGTGAATGTCGTCGAAAGGTACTGATTAACCATTTTGGGTTTGAACATGATAGTGTTAACCATGCCCAGTCTGGTGTTCATCAACACACATGTTGTGACATCTGTGCTGAAATGTGCAAGTGTGGAAGTGGCAACTGTCCTGATTTATGGACCCCCCACAAAGACACAGACAACATTCCAGAACTAGCAGATGGTGAGTCTGTCAGTGATACAACCAGACAGAGAAGAGTGGTTTCTTCTGCAGCAAGgaaaatgttgcaaaataagCTCCTAGAATACCACAAAGGATTGTCTAATCAGGTTGATGTCGACTCAATGGTCACATGCCCAAATGTTTTGCTTGAGTTTAACTCCTTTCACATCAATCAAATTGTACGAAATTGCCACTCGATTTTCAGCTTAAGGGACGTGTCTGAGGTTGTTGAAATTTGGAGACAGAAGTATGCTGTTGCCATTCTTAATATACTTAGTGACATTTTTGGAGACATTGACACAACTACAGAACTTCCAGCTGTAGAAGATGAAGCTATTCATGAACATGATTCCATCCTGTCTGAATGGGGACAATTGCGGGATGATTCATCGCTGAATCTTATGCTTAACACTCGTGATTTGGAGAACTGTGGTTCTTTCTCTGACGTATTAGATGACCAAGATGATTCACATAATTTGGAATTGCATTCTGAGAATTCTGAATGTTTAAACTAG